One Notolabrus celidotus isolate fNotCel1 chromosome 18, fNotCel1.pri, whole genome shotgun sequence DNA window includes the following coding sequences:
- the aarsd1 gene encoding LOW QUALITY PROTEIN: alanyl-tRNA editing protein Aarsd1 (The sequence of the model RefSeq protein was modified relative to this genomic sequence to represent the inferred CDS: inserted 1 base in 1 codon; substituted 1 base at 1 genomic stop codon): MAFQCQRDCYMKEFVTSVVSCCPAELKQEVNGKKETLKGFSVKLQDTILFPEGGGQPDDHGLIGDVQVLRVTRQGLKPCTLXAHLEVGLEVQVKVDWERRFDHMQQHSGQHLITALADSFFGYKTTSWDLGRQRGTIELDTPCVKPAQLQTLEEAVNEKIRAHIPVTVQLLSIDDPAVEKVRSRGLPDDHAGPIRIIDIEGVDTNMCCGTHVSNLSHLQVIKLLGTEKGKKNKTNLIFLAGNRVLKYAEKXYSTERSLVSLLKTGPDEHVEAVDKLQKSVKLLQKTNLSLLRDMAVFIAQNFKNNPQRGNFFSYHKKEGDNEFMNIIANELNSEETLVFLTVGEEKGPGLFLLTGPSGPVSDMGPRVLEMLQGKGAGKNGRFQGKANSLARREERWRISCSSSTANITPQRTIKPAVTQYKHLF; this comes from the exons ATGGCTTTTCAGTGTCAACGAGATTGCTATATGAAAGAG tttgttACCTCTGTGGTGTCCTGCTGCCCAGCTGAGCTCAAGCAAGAAGTTAACGGAAAGAAAGAAACCCTGAAAGGTTTCAGTGTCAAGCTTCAAGATACAATCCTTTTTCCTGAGGGAGGCGGCCAA CCAGATGACCATGGTCTGATCGGGGATGTCCAAGTACTGAGGGTGACGAGGCAGGGCCTGAAGCCGTGCACTTTGTAAGCTCACCTGGAGGTGGGTCTGGAGGTGCAAGTTAAGGTGGACTGGGAGAGGAGGTTTGACCACATGCAGCAACACTCGG GTCAACATTTGATCACAGCTCTAGCAGATTCATTTTTTGGATACAAGACCACATCCTG GGATCTGGGGCGTCAGAGGGGCACCATTGAACTGGACACTCCCTGTGTGAAGCCTGCCCAGCTTCAAACCCTGGAGGAGGCAGTTAATGAAAAGATCAGAGCTCACATCCCTGTCACTGTACAGCTTCTCTCTATAGACGACCCTGCTGTGGAAAAG GTGAGGAGTCGAGGCCTGCCAGATGATCATGCTGGTCCCATTCGGATCATTGATATCGAGGGTGTAGACACCAACATGTGCTGTGGAACTCATGTGTCTAACCTCAGCCACCTGCAG GTAATAAAGCTTCTGGGAACTGAAAAaggcaagaaaaacaaaaccaacCTGATCTTCCTGGCAGGCAACAGGGTGTTGAAGTACGCAGAAA GCTACAGCACAGAGCGATCACTGGTGTCTCTGTTGAA AACTGGGCCGGATGAGCACGTTGAGGCTGTTGACAAGTTGCAGAAGTCTGTGAAGCTACTACAGAAA ACTAACCTGAGCCTGCTGCGAGACATGGCTGTCTTCATCGCTCAGAACTTCAAGAACAACCCCCAGAGAGGCAACTTCTTCAGCTATCACAA AAAGGAGGGTGACAATGAGTTCATGAATATCATTGCCAATGAATTAAACAGTGAG GAAACGCTGGTCTTCCTGACTGTGGGAGAGGAGAAGGGACCTGGTTTGTTTCTACTGACTGGACCCAGCGGACCAGTGTCAGACATGGGACCACG GGTGCTGGAGATGCTCCAAGGGAAGGGGGCAGGAAAAAACGGACGTTTCCAAGGCAAAGCCAACAGCCTGGcacggagagaggagaggtggaggatttcctgcagcagcagcactgcaaACATCACACCTCAGAGGACGATTAAACCAGCAGTGACTCAATACAAACACTTATTTTAG
- the ptges3l gene encoding putative protein PTGES3L — protein sequence MPKTSNIVRPEECQPARTIWFDRKKYVTLNFLIQKPKDVKVDILSDKLILAAKNDTDDVFYNELYFYDKVDFNDSRERVYDRTINVLLRKVKPDFAWPRLQKDEARPSWISVDFDNWRDWEHEEDEGKEEFDRYADMILEMSSGNKGRAPDMGDLSDSD from the exons ATGCCTAAAACGTCCAATATTGTCAGACCAGAGGAGTG TCAGCCAGCACGAACAATTTGGTTTGACCGGAAAAAATATGTCACCCTCAACTTCCTGATTCAGAAACCTAAAGATGTTAAGGTGGACATCCTGTCAGACAAGCTGATTTT AGCTGCAAAAAACGACACAGATGATGTCTTCTACAATGAGTTGTATTTCTACGACAAAGTTGATTTCAAT GACTCCAGAGAGAGAGTGTATGACCGCACTATCAATGTTTTGCTGAGGAAGGTGAAGCCGGATTTTGCATGGCCTCGCCTGCAGAAGGATGAAGCTAGA CCCAGCTGGATTTCTGTAGACTTTGATAACTGGAGGGACTGGGAGCACGAAGAAGATGAGGGAAAGGAAGAGTTCGACAGATACGCGGAT ATGATCCTAGAGATGTCTTCCGGGAATAAAGGAAGAGCACCAGATATGGGAGATCTTAGTGAT TCTGACTGA